DNA sequence from the Candidatus Poribacteria bacterium genome:
GTCCATGTCGTATTTCTTGATGCCACCGGTGCCGAATTCCATGTCGGTGAGGAAGAGGAAGAGGAAGACGAACATGGTCATGATGAAGAGGAAGCCTTCAGTTTAGGCTTGTCGGATTACGATTCCTCCATTATTGAGATCCATCTGGAAGAGGAAGAAGACGAGCACGCTGAAGATGAACACGGAGACGAAGAACACGCCGAAGAAGAGTTAGGGTTTGGACTCGTTGGTCTGAAAGCTGGAACAACGAAAATCAAACTCCAACTGCTTCACGGGGGTCATCCAGATTTCACAGCGGCACTTCTGATACCGGTCACCGTCCAATAAAGGGGGATGTCCATGTTGGGCATTTATATGGGACGTACGCAGTCCCCTTGTAGGTGTCGTTCAAAACCGCACCTACCGCGTGGGGGTATGCGGAAGTCTGCGATTTCGCGTAAGTTCTGTTATAGTGGTTTGCCGAGGCCTTATCGGATAGGGACACTTTTTAAGGGTGTCTGTCTATTTATGTTGGTGTTCGGAGCGGTAAGTCTGCCCTACTGTTATGGAGGGGGACAAAGTGCTCAAAACCCACTGCATCCCTTAGAAGGCGAAGTTACCGAAGAACGGAGTCATGCCCGACTCGATGGGGTTACAGTCCGTATTAAGGGACTTGAGGAAAGCGTTCTGACCGATGCAAATGGTCGGTTTAAGTTTGACGCAGTACCCGAAGGACAGCAGACGCTTCAGTTGCTGAAAGTCGGTTATCAACGGTTTGAACAGGTAGTTGATGTCAATGCCTCCACTTCTTATCTCAAGATTGAGCTGGAGGCATTGCCGTTTCAACTGAACACCATCAGCGTCTACGGTTCAAATCGCTCCCTTTCACAGTTTGAGGAAACCACCGACGTAGCATTGGATGAGGCGGAACTCCAAAGACGGTTAGGTATGACCTTGGCGAACACATTGGCAAATGAGACCGGCATTTCACAACGAACGATGGGACGGGCAATCGCTCGTCCTGTTATTCGTGGATTGGGTGGTGACAGACTGCTCATTCTGGAAAACGGCGAACGGACAGGTGATAAATCCGCTTCCAGTGCCGACCATGCTGTATCGATTGATCCGACGACCGCTGAAGGTGTTGAAATTACGCGGGGTCCTGCATCGCTCATTTACGGCTCAAGTACGTTGGGCGGTGTTATTAACGTCAAAAACAATAATATACCGCAAGTATTACCGAGACGGCTTGATATGCACCTAACGTTCCAAGGGGAATCTGTAAACTCAGGTTTGACCGGAACAACAGGTTTTACGTTCCCAATAGGTGATTTTGCGGGAAATATAGAGTGGAATCGCCGCCTTGCATCTGACATACAAACGCCGGTGGGTGTCCTCAAAAACACTTCCCTTTCAAACGTCAGTTTTTCAGGCGGCACCTCGCTGATTAAGCCGTGGGGTTTCATCGGTGCATCTGGAAGCAGGTATCGTTCAGATTACGGCGTTCCCGGTTCTCCAGAAGGACATATTAGCGGCGTTAACATCGCACTCGACAAGCAACGGTATGAAGGGCAGATGGAGTACCGCTTCAATACAACACTGCTTGAAAAGGTAAAACTCCAGACTGCCTATACGCGTTATCAGCATCAAGAGTTGGAGTCAAATGGGCTGCTTGGTGTCGAATTCGGTCTGTTAACCTATAACGTCTCAGCGATGGCGCACGTGTTAGACAATGCCGTCGCAGGCGTTTGGGGGGAATACCGAGACCATGCTACAGGCGGGTTTTATTGGACACCACACACCCGTGAGTTCGCGTTGGCGGGATTTTATCTGAACCAGCGTAACTTCGACAAACTCACCTTACAAGGTGCTATCCGCTACGACATTAGGCGTTCCGAACCGTTTCGATCTGGTACAGTTATCCGAGCCGGAACCGTCCAACGCCGCGATTTCAACGGTTTTTCCGGGGCTACGTCCGGAATTTATCATTGGACGGATAGGTTAAGCACCGGGGCGACCCTGATGAAAACATTTCGCGCACCGGGGATCGAGGAACTTTTCAGCGATGGACCCCACCTTGCTGTCTATTCCTATGAGGTTGGCAATGCAGAACTGGAACCTGAAAACGGATATGGCACTGAACTCTTCGTCAAATACGCAGAAGACACGTTCAGACTCAATCTCACGCTTTTCAGGAATCAGATACAGAACTACCTCATTCCGACGAACAGCGGCGAAAAGGAGTGGGGCAGCGGAGCCGCGGGATGGTTGTGGATTTATCAATACATGGGACATGATGTTGTGATGGATGGGGCTGAAATCCAGATAGGGGGTGAGGTCTTCTCACGGGTCCATCTTCAGCTGAATATGAGTTACGTCAACGGAACGATTCAAACTGATAGACGACCGCTGGAACGTATCCCACCCCTCAACGGTAAATTCGTCATCAGTTACACACCTACCCCGTTGCATTTGCATATCACGACTCGCTTTTCAGGCAGCCAAACCCGACTCGGTGAATTTGAGGAACCGACAGATGGCTATCTCGTCTATGATATCGGCGGTTATCTCAATTTTTCGTGGTGGCAACTTGAGAACATGGTGGTTTTTGAAATTGAAAACCTCCTTGATACAGCGTACCGCGAACATTTGTCCCGTATCAAAGCGGTAATGCCGGAACCCGGACGGAACGTGAAGTTTTTGTATAAGCTTAATTTTTGAAACTGTAGGACGGGGACGATAATTTCTATCATCCCGCCCCGTCCTCGATTTTCTAAGGAGATAAATTGAAAAGACATTTTAACCAAGAATTGGTGGATACGACTGGCGCGTGTCTCTCTGTCGCATGCGCAGTCCATTGCCTCGCGATGCCGCTTTTAGTGGCAGTTTTGCCTTTGATTGGGTTGGGTTTCTTTGCCACTGAGCGTGCTGAATTAGTCCTTATCAGTGGCGCAATTGCCCTGGCAATCGGGAGTTTAGCGTGGGGTGTTCGACACCACCGGCGATGGCGAGCGTTGTTGATATTGATAGTAGCAGTAGTATTCATCGCCACCGCTCGAACAGCGGTTGAAGGCACTTTTGAAGCGGTCTTCTACAGTATCGGTGGGATTTTACTCGCCTCCGCACACCTCGTAAATCGGTACCTATCTGAGACCTGTCCAGCCTGCGAGCCGGAAGGTGTATAAAATTATGCAGAGAATATACATTTCAGTGTGTTTCATAGGTATACTGGTATGGTCTGGCTGTGATCCGAAGGGACAACCGANNNNNNNNNNNNNNNNNNNNNNNNATATTGTTAAAAATGTCGGCGGCCCGCGCGTTGAGGTGACCGGGATAGTGGAACCTGGCGTAGACCCACACTTTTACAACCCAACGCCTAAAGATGTTCAAAGGCTCGGTTCAGCGCACATCAT
Encoded proteins:
- a CDS encoding MerC domain-containing protein, with protein sequence MKRHFNQELVDTTGACLSVACAVHCLAMPLLVAVLPLIGLGFFATERAELVLISGAIALAIGSLAWGVRHHRRWRALLILIVAVVFIATARTAVEGTFEAVFYSIGGILLASAHLVNRYLSETCPACEPEGV
- a CDS encoding TonB-dependent receptor, whose amino-acid sequence is MLGIYMGRTQSPCRCRSKPHLPRGGMRKSAISRKFCYSGLPRPYRIGTLFKGVCLFMLVFGAVSLPYCYGGGQSAQNPLHPLEGEVTEERSHARLDGVTVRIKGLEESVLTDANGRFKFDAVPEGQQTLQLLKVGYQRFEQVVDVNASTSYLKIELEALPFQLNTISVYGSNRSLSQFEETTDVALDEAELQRRLGMTLANTLANETGISQRTMGRAIARPVIRGLGGDRLLILENGERTGDKSASSADHAVSIDPTTAEGVEITRGPASLIYGSSTLGGVINVKNNNIPQVLPRRLDMHLTFQGESVNSGLTGTTGFTFPIGDFAGNIEWNRRLASDIQTPVGVLKNTSLSNVSFSGGTSLIKPWGFIGASGSRYRSDYGVPGSPEGHISGVNIALDKQRYEGQMEYRFNTTLLEKVKLQTAYTRYQHQELESNGLLGVEFGLLTYNVSAMAHVLDNAVAGVWGEYRDHATGGFYWTPHTREFALAGFYLNQRNFDKLTLQGAIRYDIRRSEPFRSGTVIRAGTVQRRDFNGFSGATSGIYHWTDRLSTGATLMKTFRAPGIEELFSDGPHLAVYSYEVGNAELEPENGYGTELFVKYAEDTFRLNLTLFRNQIQNYLIPTNSGEKEWGSGAAGWLWIYQYMGHDVVMDGAEIQIGGEVFSRVHLQLNMSYVNGTIQTDRRPLERIPPLNGKFVISYTPTPLHLHITTRFSGSQTRLGEFEEPTDGYLVYDIGGYLNFSWWQLENMVVFEIENLLDTAYREHLSRIKAVMPEPGRNVKFLYKLNF